From the Lathyrus oleraceus cultivar Zhongwan6 chromosome 4, CAAS_Psat_ZW6_1.0, whole genome shotgun sequence genome, one window contains:
- the LOC127074125 gene encoding uncharacterized protein LOC127074125 has translation MTQATETPFRQREKLLEKQKYFQNISKHTHLKGPYDKITSVAIPLAFTAASLFMIGRGIYNMSNGIGKKE, from the exons ATGACACAAGCAACCGAAACACCGTTCAGACAAAGAGAGAAGCTTTTGGAGAAGCAGAAATATTTCCAGAACATCAGTAAGCATACTCACTTGAAAGGGCCGTATGACAAGATTACATCTGTTGCAATTCCACTTGCTTTTACTGCAGCTTCACTTTTTATGATT GGACGAGGGATCTATAATATGTCAAATGGAATAGGAAAGAAGGAATGA